A genomic segment from Bufo bufo chromosome 8, aBufBuf1.1, whole genome shotgun sequence encodes:
- the LOC120977539 gene encoding probable zinc transporter protein DDB_G0282067 isoform X1 has protein sequence MDFSLSAAVDPVKSEEAKKVEHGDVKHGHKGGDHGHKGGEHGHKHGEHGHKHGEHGNKHGEHGHKGGEHEHKHGEHGHCKEHKGEHSHSGDSSDSSSSSGSDCEKGKSHGEGHEHKKKEKKLHKEKKPKDKKEKKEKKDKKEKCEKKN, from the exons CAGTCGACCCagtgaaaagtgaggaagctaaaaaGGTTGAACATGGCGATGTGAAACATGGCCATAAAGGTGGCGATCACGGCCATAAGGGTGGAGAACATGGGCATAAGCATGGAGAACATGGGCATAAGCATGGAGAACATGGGAATAAGCATGGAGAACATGGACATAAGGGTGGAGAACATGAGCATAAGCATGGAGAACATGGACACTGCAAAGAACACAAG GGTGAGCACAGCCATTCCGGCGACTCCAGTGATTCCAGCAGCTCAAGCGGAAGTGACTGTGAAAAAGGAAAG TCACATGGAGAAGGCCATGAGCACAAGAAAAAGGAAAAGAAGCTGCATAAGGAGAAAAAACCCAAAGACAAgaaagagaagaaagaaaagaagGATAAGAAAGAGAAATGTGAGAAGAAAAATTAA
- the LOC120977539 gene encoding probable zinc transporter protein DDB_G0282067 isoform X2: MDFSLSAVDPVKSEEAKKVEHGDVKHGHKGGDHGHKGGEHGHKHGEHGHKHGEHGNKHGEHGHKGGEHEHKHGEHGHCKEHKGEHSHSGDSSDSSSSSGSDCEKGKSHGEGHEHKKKEKKLHKEKKPKDKKEKKEKKDKKEKCEKKN; this comes from the exons TCGACCCagtgaaaagtgaggaagctaaaaaGGTTGAACATGGCGATGTGAAACATGGCCATAAAGGTGGCGATCACGGCCATAAGGGTGGAGAACATGGGCATAAGCATGGAGAACATGGGCATAAGCATGGAGAACATGGGAATAAGCATGGAGAACATGGACATAAGGGTGGAGAACATGAGCATAAGCATGGAGAACATGGACACTGCAAAGAACACAAG GGTGAGCACAGCCATTCCGGCGACTCCAGTGATTCCAGCAGCTCAAGCGGAAGTGACTGTGAAAAAGGAAAG TCACATGGAGAAGGCCATGAGCACAAGAAAAAGGAAAAGAAGCTGCATAAGGAGAAAAAACCCAAAGACAAgaaagagaagaaagaaaagaagGATAAGAAAGAGAAATGTGAGAAGAAAAATTAA